The genomic window AGTATCTTTAAAGATTTAGATTATCTTCAAGTAACATCAATGTGAGAGATGCTTTTATCTAAAAAAGAAGAATCAAAATTTTCAATTGAATATGAAGTATTACTTGATCATAATGATGAATATTATGTTATGTGAAGTGCACATTATCTATTTGGACCTAAACGTAGAAAAGTTTCAAATATTGTTAAAAGCGAAATGGTTATTAAAGATAAAAAAATAGCTCTTCATACAGATGTCTTTGATTTTTATAAATGATCTAAACAAGCAATTGGAATTGCATCAATTTTATTTGGCAAAAGAAAATTTTTTCACAATAAAATTTGCAGTGTTGCAAATAAAAATTTAATGAATTATATATCTAATAAAGACCATAAGTAACCTTAAAAGGAGAAAAATTTGGTTAACTTTTTAAAAGGGAGATAAACAGGTAATTTTTCCTTTTTTTGTTTATAAAATATATTCGTAATAAAGTTTTAAATATTTGTAAAAATTGAGCAAATTGCTGGGTTTTTAAATGATAAATAGAAAAAAAGATATACCTGATTCAACCGTTGATATAATAAATACTATTAACAATCAAAAATATACATTTTATTATAACTCATTTTTCGGTGGTGATGCTAGTAATGGTAATATACTTCCAGAGGATATTGGTCCATGTGATGCTTTTATAAGTAAAAATGCATCTAATCGTGCTATCCAAGTAGGTAATGATTGAAATTCTTTACTTGAAAATTTGGAATTTGGTGATGGATATAGTTTTACTGGGTCTAATTTAATAGAGTTTAAAAATCAGAATACTGTTTTTAAAACAAACATTACATTTGATGGAGATTTAGACGCTTCTTGTCAATCGATAATTAAATTTGAAAGCGGTATTTTGTATAATGGGACTGTTGAATTTAAAGGAAATGTTAACTTTAAACCACTCTCTTCTAGCAAAAATACTGGATGTGCGGTTATTAACAATATTTCCTCTGAATATAATGAAAAAAACTATTCAGCAGTTACACCTTTAAATAAAGTTATTTTTGATAAAAATGGCAATATAACAGCAAAACAAGATTATACCTCATCAAAACCAATTGGTCTATTGGCAATGGGCAGAAATTCATATATTGGCGATGTTGAGGTTAAAGGTGACTTAACAATCAATGTCAATGATCTAAATCATGTTATAGTTGCTGCTGGTGTTGTTATTGGTGACAATAATGACACTAAAAATGGTACAGAAAGTTTTGGTAATATTGATATAGATGGAAAAACAAGTATAATTTATGGTTCTAAAGCACAAAGATCATCGATAATATGAGACAAAAACTCTTTATATGCACCAAATTCTACAATAACATTACACGATGTTAATATTAGTGGTGATTCAGAATTTAATTTTATTTTTGAGGATGGTAACTCATCAATTTGGTCAAATAGTATTGGTTTAAAAAATCTAGATATAAAAGGGGATGTTACTGATAAATCAGACTTTGAAAGCAAAGCAATTTATTGAAGAACTAATATAACCAATATTATCAACCTTTCAGTTACTTATAATAAAAAATCAGCAAAAATTCAATATCAACTACCTTCATCTACATTTAACTATGTCCCATTGGGATAAATATTATTTTTAATATATTTATAAAGTCTAATAAAGAATATTTTATTTTAGATAAAAAGCCAAATTTAATTAGATTTAAAAAAATCTGGGTTATTAAAAAATAAGTAAAATGTTGTTAAAATTTTAACCCAAAATTTATTATTTATAGTATTTTTTTAGAGTAAATAATCAAATGATTAGATTTTATGATGTTAAAGAATAAATTGTGCTAAATTTATTTATAATGTGGTAGATATTGAAATAATTACCTCAAAAAAATTACATTTATATAAAAATTTTAATATTGACCAGTATTCATAATTAAAATATGATATAATAATATTGTCCTTAGGGATATTTGATTAATTGTTTAATCTTTTGTTTGCATGAGTGTTTAAAACCCGCTTTATAAATTAATATTTCCGATCTCATGCAATTCATAGCGGGTGGGAATATTTTTTTATTTAAAGGATAAAAAGAAGCGAATTATGACAAAAATTATTGCAATTGTAGGTCCAACGGCTAGTGGTAAAACAAAGTTATCAATTGAAATTGCAAAAAGGTATAACGGTCAATGTGTTAATTTTGATTCCACACAATTATTTTCTGGAACAGATATTGCAACTAACAAAATAACCGATAGCGAAAAAGATGGCATAGTCCACCACATGCTATCTGTTAAAAAAGTTAATCAAACAATTGACGTGGTTGAATATCGCAACATAACAAGAGAAATAATTAATAAACTTTTAAATAAAAAAATATCCCCAATACTTGTTGGTGGAACCGGATATTATCTTTTGGGTGTAGTTAAAAACTACACATTTTTTGGTTGTAAAAGAAAAGAAGATATTTCAAAACAATTTTCAAAGTTAAACCAAAAAGAAGTTAACGAACTTCTTTTCGAAGATCTTTTAATAAAAGGAACTGATAATAAAAGAATCTTGCGAAAATACCAACTAAAACAAGAAGTAGATATGTCAAAAATTAACTTTCAACAAGAAGAAGAGTACATTTATAAAAACCTTGTTATCATTGGTTTAAATCCAGATAGAGAAAAACTTTATCAAAGAATAAATGATAGGGTTTTAGAACTAGTAAAAATTGGTCTATTTGACGAAATAAAAAAAGCATATCTTGATAATGATAAAAATAAAGATGCTCAAGCATTAAAATGTATTGGGGGAAAAGAAATTATTGCTTATTTGAATAATCAACTAAGTTATGAAGATGCTATCACTGCGATGCAAAAAAATAATCGAAATTATGCAAAGAGACAAATAACATATTTTAAAAATAAATTCCAAGATAAAATAAAATGATTCAATCACCAATTTTTAGATATTGATAGGGTATATGCAGATATTTTCTCTTATATTGATTCATTAGATTAGTCTACCTCTTAATCAATTTTTTCATTTTCTATTATCTGATAAGTGAATAAATGGTATAATAATAAAAGTGGGAGTTAATCTTGTGATAAGTAATTCTGGTGTATTATTAATTGATAAAGAAATGGGTTTAACAAGTCACGATGTACTTGTAAAATTGAAAAAAAAATTTAATTTAAAGAAAATAGGGCATGCAGGGACTTTGGACCCAATTGCAACCGGCTTATTAGTTGTGCTTATAAATCAAGCAACTAAAATTTCTGATTTTCTTTTAAACGAACAAAAAGAATACATATTTAAAATGAAATTTTTCCTTGAAACAGATTCTTTAGATATTAGTGGGAAAATACTAAAAGAAGAAGTACCATATAAATTATCTAAAAAAAATGTTGCTTCTGTAATTGAAAAATTTAATGGCTATATATATGAACAAGAACCACCTGTTTTTAGTGCAATTAAAGTTAAAGGTAAAAAGTTGTTAAATCATGTTTTAGATAACACAATTGAAACAATTGAAATAAAAAAAAGAACTGTTGAAATTGATAAATTAGAATTAATTAAGTATTATAAAAAAACAAATGAAATAGAACTTAGAGTTTTATGTTCAAAAGGGGCTTATGTTAGATCTCTTTGCCGAGATATTGCTTTTGATTTAGGGACAATTGCAACAGTTAGTCAATTAAGAAGAATAAAATCTGGTGTATTTTCAATAAATGATGCTAAAACCATTGCAGATGTAAAAGAAACTGACCTTATTAGTCTCTATTCTACGATTGAGATGAATAATTATGCACTTTTACAGTATGCAAATGAAAGAGATATTATTCATGGGAAAAGAATTAAATTAATTAACATTAAAGAAGATCTAGTCTTTATTATTAATAAAAACCACGATGTTTTGGCAATTTATGAACGAGTTGTTCGAGATACTTATGAATGTAAAAGGGGTTTTATTAATGATTAATAAAAAAATACCCCACTTTAACAATGATACTATTTCTAAAAATGGTGCCATTGTTTGTATTGGTTTTTTTGATTTAGTCCATAAAAGTCATGAAAAGATATTTACAGAAACAATAAATTTAGCTAAAAAAAACAATAAAAAATCAATATGTTTTACTTTTGATTTAAAACCAATTGACTATATTAAAAAAGAATATAATAATTGTTGAGATGGAGAATTTAAAGTTGCTTTTATTAAAAAAGAATTTGATTTTGATGAGGTAGTTTTATTTAAATGTTCACCAGATTTTATCAAAACCACCGCTGTTCAATTCATAGATATTTTAAAAAAAAGATATAATGTTGAAGGTGTAGTTTGTGGGAGTGATTTTAAATTTGGCTATGAAAATCAAGGCAAAGTATCTGATTTGGTTGAAAATTTTAAATATGTCTTAATTGTTGATCGAATCAATGAATTATCAACAACATCAATTAAAAAACTACTTTTTGAGGGAAAAATTGACACTGTTAATAAGTCACTTGAAAAAAATATAGCTTTTCCTCTCTTGCTAGAAAATAATAAATTAAAAATAAAGACAAATTTCCTTCTAAGAAATGGGTTTTATTTAGTATCTTTTAATGATGATGATGATGAGAAAATTGAGATTAATTTGGTCGATAACTACATCATAACTGAAAAAATATCCAACAAAAATATAATATATTTACATAAAAAATATTAATTTATGATATTATAAGAATGTATAAAATTTTTGCTTTGTTTAAATTAGTCCCAATTTTTTACATTGCATTGATATCTTTAATAATCTAATTATTAAAGATTTTATATATAGAGAGAGGGAAAAAGTGGTTAATAAGGAAAGAAAAATTGAATTAATTTCCAAGTTTGGTAAAAGCAAAACAGATAGCGGTAAAGCCGAAGTCCAAATTGCGATTATAACTGAAGATATTAATAATTTAACTGCACACTTAGCGATTCATAAGAAAGATATCATTTGTCGTCGTAGCCTTTTAATGAAGGTTTCTAAAAGAAGACATTTACTATCATTCTTATTAAAGAATGATGTTGAGAGATATAAGAAAATAATTGCAGAATTAAATCTAAGAAAATAAATTTTATTATAATAGGATAAATAAAGCATTATTATTGTAATTTTTATAAAAATAATCTATAATTGTAATAAGAAAGCATATCAAAAAGCTGGATAAGCTGTATATACTTTTCAAATATATATTATTGACAAAAATTGCATATTAAGCATTTTATGGTGTATAAATATATAAAGCTCAAAAAACAAAGGAGAGTAATAAAAATGGCTCAAAAAGTTCAAAATACAAAGGTTAAAAAAAATCCAAATGGAACAGAAAAACCAGATAAAATTGATGGAGGAATGTTAGTAAACATTTCTTCAACCCAAGAAAAATTTCTTTGAGATAAAGCGGAACCAATTTCATCTGCAAATCAAACAATTTGAAGAAAGGATGTTGCTGGTGCAATAATCAAAAACTCAGAACAAGGATTAAAATCTGAATTTGGTTGACAATTTACTTTAATTGACCCCGAAGGTCCAAACAATGATGTAAATAATGTTTGTGCAATGCATTGAAAAAATGCAGAAGTTTTACGTAAACACAATCAGCCATGAATAGCAACAGTAACTGGTAGCACTAATGCTAAAGAGATGTATAACTATTTAAAGGAATCTCGTGTTCCTGGTGATCAGTTATCAAAACTAAGAAAAACTGTTTTGTTCCAATCGTCTCGTGTTTATCCTAAAAAAATTAATACATTTATTAGAAAAGACCCTAAATAATTTATTTAATCAATCACAGAAAAGGAGTTAACTCCTTTTTTTAATTTTATAAAAGATAATATGAATTTTAGTTGGCAATAGATAATTATGCTATAATATTTATGTAATTGGATATGAGTTGTTTAATTTTAAAACACCCATTAAAAAATAAATAAATAATTCAATATATTAATATTATTTTGTTTATTTTATAATCTATATACTAGTGTAGATATACATTTTTTCTGAGTTAAGGTTGAGTAAACATCAATGACAAAAAAGACAGTTCATAAATGGTTATAAAATTACTCGTTATAGTTATTATTTTTACAAAAAGACAGGAGAAATAATATGTTTGAAATAAGTGATACATCCTTTACAAAGGTTATTAATAACAAAGTTGATTTAATGGATTCATCATTTTCTTTTTGTGGATGTTGTTTTTATGGGTTTTGCTCTGCTTATTGTCCATCAACTATAAATACAATATTACAGGGTGGCAATATTAATAATAATTCTAACACTTTTGATAAAATTTATTCCAAGGTTAACAATAAAATATCAATAACAAATATTAACAATAATAAAATAGTTTTTATTCCTTCATATGTTCAAAAATATAACAATTTTAATAAAAAAATATTAAGTAGTTTTGTTCACCCATTAGCCTAAAATGATAAAAATTAAAGATTTGAATTATGATGTTAACACAAATTTAAAAATAAAAATTGATAATTTTGTGTTTGAGGATGGAAATGTTTATGGGATTATTGGTAATAATGGTGCAGGTAAATCAACGTTTATTGATTTAATTTTAGGATTTCATAAAAATAAAACAAAAGATAATTTTCTATTTACTAGAAATTATATAAAGGGTTGTATTTTTTAAGAAAGTGGTTTTGATTATTCAATTAAGGTTGACCTAATTGTTAATCTTTATAATTCAATTTTAAATAAAACAAAACTTTCAAAAGATGAACTTGATAAGTTATGAATTGAATTTAAGTTAAGTGATAAAAGGAATAAAAAATTTTATCAGCTATCTGCTGGAGAACGTCAAAAGTTAAAAATATTAATTTGTTTTTTAAATAATCCAGATTTAGTATTTGTTGATGAAATTACAACATCTTTAGATTATTTAACATCAATGGAAGTTTTAAGTTATTTAGAAAATTATTTTAATAAAGAAAAACTGTGTATATTTGTTTCACATAGCCCAAAAGAACTAAGAGAGGTTTGTAATAAAGTTTTGATATTTAAACACGGTACTATTAGCAAAATTCTGTACCAACCGAAAATATATTCTGAGAATGATTTTGAGGAAATGATAAAGGGGTATCTTGAAAATGATTAAGGCTGTTTTAAAGTTTGAAATGATTAGGTTTTTTAAGCAACCAATAAATATTATTTTTAGTATAATAATGCCTATTTTGCTTCTGGTCCTAATGAATTCTCTGACACAAAAATATGTGAAAGATTATAATATTGCTGACTACTATTTGCCAATGTTTATGATTATCTTATCAATTATATTTGTTCTTACCACAATTCCTATGCCCTGAATTGTTGGGAGATTATACAAAGAATTTAAGTTAATATGTATTTCTAGATTGGGAATCAAAAAATACATATTATTGTTGTTTGCATTTAACCTAATATTATTTTTCAGTGAAGGATTTATTTTATTTATAATATCGCTTATATTTTTTAAATTAAATATTACATTTTTATCAATTTTAGATATTTTTATTGTTCCTTTTATATCATTTTGTTGTTGCTTTTCAATAGCAATGGTTATTCCCAATTTCTCTAAAACAATTAAAGGTACTATGTCAATGTCAATGCTCGTTTTGTATGTCATTATGCTTATAAGTGGTGTTACAATTCCTATTTTTGTTTTTCCAGATTGGTGAAAATATATTCAAATTATTATCCCAATTGGGGGATGTGCTAAAGTATCGTACGATCTTTTAACAAATTCTGCAAACTACTTTGATATTTTATATATTTCAATCCAACTTTTATATATAAGTGTATTTACAGTATTGTTTGTTAAAAAACTTTATGCACAAATTTAGATCCTAATCAATCTTGTTAATGTTGTAATTTTACATATATTTAAAAAAACTTTATAAGTAATCTTATAAAAAAATTCAATTTATGAATAAATTTATTATAATTTCATTCTGCAATAGATATAATTATAGTGTAAATGAGATAATATTATAAAAATAATATCAATTTTATTATCAACTATTGATGTGCAAGTTTTAGTCTGGAAATAAATTGCTTAATATTAATTTAAAATAATAATAATTTTTACTTTAATTAATTAAATACCTTATATAATTTTTTGTAGAGATTTTATTAGTGACAATATTTATATATTCAAGTTAGATTTTTTAATTATAGAGAGAAAAGATATGATTGAAATTAAAAAAATAACAAAAATTTATGATAGAAAAAATGTAAACTCTGGAATAAATTTAAATCTCGAACCGGGTGATTTTTTGGCAATAGTTGGACCAAATGGTGCTGGAAAAACAACGTTAATTCGTCAATTAATGGGGTTAGTCAAACCAGATTCTGGTAATATTGTTATTGATGGAATTGACTCTTGAAGAAATACTCATAAAATTTTACAAACAACAGCTTATCTTCAAGGTGAAACATATTTTTATGATCATCTAAAAGTATCTGACCATTTTGATTT from Spiroplasma endosymbiont of Aspidapion aeneum includes these protein-coding regions:
- the truB gene encoding tRNA pseudouridine(55) synthase TruB — encoded protein: MISNSGVLLIDKEMGLTSHDVLVKLKKKFNLKKIGHAGTLDPIATGLLVVLINQATKISDFLLNEQKEYIFKMKFFLETDSLDISGKILKEEVPYKLSKKNVASVIEKFNGYIYEQEPPVFSAIKVKGKKLLNHVLDNTIETIEIKKRTVEIDKLELIKYYKKTNEIELRVLCSKGAYVRSLCRDIAFDLGTIATVSQLRRIKSGVFSINDAKTIADVKETDLISLYSTIEMNNYALLQYANERDIIHGKRIKLINIKEDLVFIINKNHDVLAIYERVVRDTYECKRGFIND
- a CDS encoding ABC transporter ATP-binding protein translates to MIKIKDLNYDVNTNLKIKIDNFVFEDGNVYGIIGNNGAGKSTFIDLILGFHKNKTKDNFLFTRNYIKGCIF
- a CDS encoding ABC transporter permease; translated protein: MIKAVLKFEMIRFFKQPINIIFSIIMPILLLVLMNSLTQKYVKDYNIADYYLPMFMIILSIIFVLTTIPMPWIVGRLYKEFKLICISRLGIKKYILLLFAFNLILFFSEGFILFIISLIFFKLNITFLSILDIFIVPFISFCCCFSIAMVIPNFSKTIKGTMSMSMLVLYVIMLISGVTIPIFVFPDWWKYIQIIIPIGGCAKVSYDLLTNSANYFDILYISIQLLYISVFTVLFVKKLYAQI
- a CDS encoding nuclear transport factor 2 family protein, with protein sequence MSTKQIINEFYSAFKKGDYQKMNSLYGEDIIFNDSIFKDLDYLQVTSMWEMLLSKKEESKFSIEYEVLLDHNDEYYVMWSAHYLFGPKRRKVSNIVKSEMVIKDKKIALHTDVFDFYKWSKQAIGIASILFGKRKFFHNKICSVANKNLMNYISNKDHK
- the rpsO gene encoding 30S ribosomal protein S15 → MVNKERKIELISKFGKSKTDSGKAEVQIAIITEDINNLTAHLAIHKKDIICRRSLLMKVSKRRHLLSFLLKNDVERYKKIIAELNLRK
- the miaA gene encoding tRNA (adenosine(37)-N6)-dimethylallyltransferase MiaA, translating into MTKIIAIVGPTASGKTKLSIEIAKRYNGQCVNFDSTQLFSGTDIATNKITDSEKDGIVHHMLSVKKVNQTIDVVEYRNITREIINKLLNKKISPILVGGTGYYLLGVVKNYTFFGCKRKEDISKQFSKLNQKEVNELLFEDLLIKGTDNKRILRKYQLKQEVDMSKINFQQEEEYIYKNLVIIGLNPDREKLYQRINDRVLELVKIGLFDEIKKAYLDNDKNKDAQALKCIGGKEIIAYLNNQLSYEDAITAMQKNNRNYAKRQITYFKNKFQDKIKWFNHQFLDIDRVYADIFSYIDSLD